The following are encoded in a window of Pectinophora gossypiella chromosome 8, ilPecGoss1.1, whole genome shotgun sequence genomic DNA:
- the LOC126368706 gene encoding sodium-dependent nutrient amino acid transporter 1-like, whose protein sequence is MAQNGDHVNGGFDPSPESGKPPSDSDMPVKVKPELEEVDPKLANRPKWDNKLEFLMSCIATSVGLGNVWRFPFIAYQNGGGAFLIPYIIVLLVIGKPMYYLETSLGQFSSGNCVRVWALSPAFKGTGYAQALGAGYVLSYYVSIIALCLYYLAMSFQSSLPWAVCRDEWIPLGCVPSGESVNLTEFEGNATSSSELFFTRTVLRLSDGIEDGLGMPLWDLTLCLLASWVIIFLIVARGVKSSGKAAYFLALFPYVVMFILLIRATTLPGAGNGILYFINPVWSKILEINVWYAAVTQVFFSLSVCSGALIMFASYNNFESNVYRDSMIVTTLDTFTSLISGITIFGVLGNLAHELGYGDDIQKVIGTGGTSLAFVSYPDAIAKSPFVPQLFAVLFFLMMAVLGVGSGVALLSTINTVLLDAFPRVPVIYMSLGGCIIGFLIGLIYVTPGGQYILELVDHYGGTFMRLFAAIAETIGVFWIYGLENMCFDIEYMLGIKTSWYWRICWSVITPVLMIIVFMYAMIQAEPYKFANTYTYPSEAYLAGNLLQYFGMALIPIFMAVAFWKYRSNSCVLTVKRAFGKKATYGPADPVKRADWKEQRREAKLDRELKRKNWFHHIALSLFGGYRKNA, encoded by the exons ATG GCGCAAAATGGGGATCATGTGAACGGAGGATTCGACCCCTCTCCGGAGTCTGGCAAGCCGCCGTCCGATTCAGATATGCCGGTCAAAGTAAAG ccGGAACTGGAAGAGGTGGATCCAAAGCTGGCAAACCGACCAAAATGGGACAACAAGCTAGAATTCCTCATGTCCTGTATTGCAACATCCGTGGGTCTCGGCAATGTGTGGCGGTTTCCCTTCATAGCCTACCAGAACGGAGGCGGCGCTTTCCTTATACCCTACATTATAGTACTGCTGGTCATCGGTAAACCTATGTACTACCTGGAGACATCTCTAGGACAGTTCAGCAGCGGTAACTGCGTCAGAGTATGGGCTCTATCACCTGCATTCAAAG GTACTGGGTACGCGCAAGCCTTGGGTGCAGGCTATGTGTTATCCTACTACGTCTCCATAATTGCACTATGTCTGTACTACTTGGCAATGAGCTTCCAGTCCTCCCTACCATGGGCTGTTTGCCGTGACGAATGGATCCCGTTGGGATGCGTGCCTTCAGGAGAATCCGTCAATCTCACCGAATTCGAAGGAAACGCAACCAGTAGCTCCGAACTTTTCTTCAC ACGCACTGTTCTCCGACTATCCGATGGCATTGAGGATGGACTTG gaaTGCCATTGTGGGACTTGACACTATGTCTATTAGCTTCGTGGGTCATAATCTTCCTCATTGTAGCCCGTGGAGTGAAGAGTTCAGGAAAGGCAGCATATTTCCTAGCCCTTTTCCCCTACGTTGTAATGTTCATATTGCTCATTCG AGCCACGACATTACCCGGTGCAGGCAATGGCATTTTATACTTCATAAATCCTGTATGGTCTAAGATTTTGGAAATTAAT GTGTGGTATGCGGCAGTAACCCAAGTGTTTTTCTCTCTATCCGTGTGTTCTGGTGCTCTCATTATGTTTGCTTCCTACAACAATTTCGAGTCGAACGTTTACAG GGATTCTATGATAGTGACAACTTTGGACACGTTTACAAGTCTGATCTCTGGTATAACCATCTTTGGAGTGCTGGGCAATCTGGCACATGAACTTGGATACGGTGATGACATTCAGAAAGTTATCGGTACTGGTGGCACTAGTCTTGCCTTTGTCTCATACCCTGATGCTATTGCCAAATCACCTTTCGTGCCACAG ctGTTCGCGGTGCTGTTCTTCCTGATGATGGCCGTACTGGGCGTGGGCTCGGGCGTCGCTCTTCTCTCGACCATCAACACTGTCCTGCTGGATGCGTTCCCCCGCGTGCCCGTCATATACATGTCACTCGGCGGTTGCATCATTGGCTTCCTCATTGGACTCATTTATGTCACACCG GGTGGACAATACATTCTTGAATTGGTAGATCATTACGGCGGCACTTTCATGAGACTGTTTGCAGCCATCGCTGAAACAATCGGTGTTTTCTGGATTTACG GTCTCGAAAACATGTGCTTTGACATAGAATACATGTTGGGTATTAAGACTTCTTGGTACTGGAGAATCTGTTGGTCTGTAATCACGCCAGTTCTGATGATCATCGTATTTATGTACGCCATGATCCAAGCCGAGCCTTACAAGTTTGCTAACACATACACATACCCAAGCGAGGCTTACC TGGCCGGCAACCTGCTTCAATATTTCGGTATGGCTTTGATTCCGATCTTCATGGCAGTAGCATTCTGGAAGTATAGATCTAATTCTTGCGTACTG ACTGTAAAACGTGCCTTCGGCAAGAAGGCAACTTACGGGCCTGCGGATCCCGTAAAGCGTGCAGACTGGAAGGAACAACGACGAGAAGCTAAACTTGATCGCGAACTCAAACGCAAGAACTGGTTCCACCACATCGCACTGagtcttttcggcggataccgCAAAAACGCATAA